The Lycium barbarum isolate Lr01 chromosome 9, ASM1917538v2, whole genome shotgun sequence genome has a segment encoding these proteins:
- the LOC132609092 gene encoding protein trichome birefringence-like 33: protein MKPPPSSSSSILRKTHLSPFLFTLLAFIVFVTILYSEDFSCIFSQLEYSSLYGPPNSISRIKKSKKLPFAIGETEEGCDIFSGMWVRDYSRPLYEEAECPYIQPQLTCQEHGRPDKDYQHWRWQPYGCSLPSFNATLMLETLRGKRMLYVGDSLNRGQYISMVCLLHRLIPENAKSMETFGSLSVFTAKDYNATIEFYWAPFLLESNADDAVVHRISDRVVRKGSINKHGKNWKGADIVVFNTYLWWMTGQEFKILQGSFEDEEKDIAIVSTEDAYRMGMKSMLRWVKKNMDPKKTRVFFTSMSPSHQKSIDWGGEPNKNCYNETKMIEDPNYWGSDSRKSIMKVIGEVFRKTKVPITFLNITQLSNYRKDAHTSIYKKQWNPLTAEQLANPVSYADCVHWCLPGLQDTWNELLFAKLFYP, encoded by the exons ATGAAGCCACCTCCCTCTTCTTCGTCTTCAATTCTCCGAAAGACTCATCTTTCTCCTTTTCTATTCACTTTATTAGCTTTCATCGTCTTCGTCACCATTCTTTATAGTGAAGATTTCAGCTGCATTTTTAGCCAGCTTGAGTATTCTAGTCTATATGGTCCTCCCAATTCCATCTCAAGAATCA AGAAGAGCAAGAAGTTGCCATTTGCCATTGGAGAGACAGAGGAAGGCTGCGACATTTTCAGTGGGATGTGGGTTCGAGATTACAGCAGGCCACTGTACGAGGAAGCTGAATGTCCTTACATACAGCCACAATTGACTTGCCAAGAACATGGCCGGCCAGATAAAGATTATCAGCATTGGAGATGGCAACCTTATGGCTGCTCTCTTCCGAG TTTCAACGCGACACTAATGCTGGAAACCCTTCGTGGGAAGAGGATGTTATATGTAGGAGATTCGTTAAACAGAGGACAATATATTTCCATGGTTTGTCTTCTCCATAGACTTATTCCTGAGAATGCCAAGTCCATGGAAACTTTTGGTTCCCTCAGTGTTTTCACTGCTAAG GATTATAACGCGACGATTGAGTTCTATTGGGCACCATTTCTGCTGGAATCAAATGCTGATGATGCAGTGGTACATAGAATATCAGATAGAGTTGTCCGAAAAGGCTCAATCAATAAGCACGGAAAGAATTGGAAAGGGGCTGATATAGTCgttttcaatacttatctttgGTGGATGACCGgccaagaattcaagatttt GCAAGGATCATttgaggatgaggagaaagatATAGCAATAGTATCGACAGAGGATGCATATCGAATGGGAATGAAGAGTATGCTGAGATGGGTAAAAAAAAATATGGATCCCAAGAAAACCAGAGTCTTTTTCACTAGCATGTCACCTTCCCATCAAAA GAGCATAGATTGGGGAGGAGAACCAAATAAGAATTGTTACAATGAAACAAAAATGATAGAGGATCCAAATTACTGGGGATCAGATAGCAGAAAAAGCATAATGAAAGTAATTGGAGAAGTGTTTCGTAAAACAAAAGTGCCCATTACATTTCTCAACATCACACAACTCTCAAATTACAGAAAAGATGCGCACACATCAATTTACAAGAAGCAATGGAATCCACTAACAGCAGAGCAATTGGCAAATCCAGTTAGCTATGCTGATTGTGTACATTGGTGCTTGCCTGGTCTTCAAGATACTTGGAATGAGCTTTTATTTGCAAAACTTTTTTATCCTTGA
- the LOC132609095 gene encoding DEAD-box ATP-dependent RNA helicase 18-like isoform X1, with the protein MALTSSRFSDLEPPLSAPVLEALTNSGFEYCTPVQAATIPLLCSYKDVTVDAATGSGKTLAFVLPLVEILRRSSNPKPHKVMGIIISPTRELSSQIFHVAQPFVSTLANVRPMLLVGGLEVKADIRKIEEEGANLLIGTPGRLYDIMERMDILDFRDLEILILDEADRLLGMGFEKQLNSIITRLPKVRRTGLFSATQTEAVEELSKAGLRNPVRVEVRAEAKQLSGSTSSTNSTSSKTPSGLHIEYLVCEADKKSSQLVHLLTKNKSKKTIVYFMTCACVDYWGTVLPRLSCLKSFSLISLHGKMKQSAREKALASFTSLSRGILLCTDVAARGLDIAGVDYIIQYDPPQDDKMFIHRVGRTARLGRQGGAVIFLLPKEEAYVEFLRIKNVFLEEGECASEAPAIIDEIRSAAKKDRDVLEKGLRAFVSYIRAYKEHNCSYILRWKELEIGKLGMGYGLLQLPAVPDVKHHSLSLKGFTPVEDINLEEIKYKDKSREKQRKKNLQAKKAAMAQQQEQKRQRPKKEANSTATAMRKKTAKQRRATQFVEDEDEITREYRLLKKLKKGAINENEFAKLTGTEDLLPDT; encoded by the exons ATGGCGTTAACGAGTAGTCGTTTCTCGGACCTGGAACCACCACTCTCTGCTCCTGTTTTGGAAGCCTTAACCAATTCGGGCTTCGAGTACTGTACACCTGTTCAGGCCGCCACTATACCTTTACTGTGCAGCTACAAGGATGTGACTGTCGACGCCGCCACTGGGTCTGGTAAAACCCTAGCATTCGTCTTGCCTCTCGTTGAGATCCTTCGTCGCTCTTCTAATCCTAAACCTCACAAG GTAATGGGTATAATTATATCACCCACCAGGGAGTTGTCGTCACAAATATTTCATGTTGCTCAACCATTCGTTTCAACATTAGCAAATGTTAGGCCTATGCTTCTTGTTGGGGGACTAGAAGTAAAGGCAGATATCAGAAAGATAGAGGAGGAAGGAGCAAATTTGTTGATTGGGACACCTGGAAGGCTATATGACATAATGGAGCGCATGGATATACTGGACTTTCGGGATCTTGAG ATCCTGATATTAGATGAGGCTGATAGGCTATTAGGCATGGGATTCGAGAAGCAGCTAAATTCAATTATTACTCGTTTACCTAAGGTTCGTAGAACGGGTCTTTTCTCTGCTACTCAAACTGAGGCAGTTGAAGAACTATCAAAGGCAGGATTGAGAAATCCTGTCAGGGTTGAAGTTCGGGCAGAAGCAAAACAGCTGAGTGGTTCTACATCGTCTACGAATTCGACCTCATCTAAAACACCTTCCGGCCTTCATATTGAG TATCTTGTATGTGAAGCCGACAAGAAATCATCACAGCTTGTACACCTCCTAACGAAGAACAAGTCAAAAAAAACTATAGT CTATTTCATGACTTGTGCTTGTGTTGATTATTGGGGAACTGTTCTTCCACGTCTCTCTTGTCTGAAAAGTTTTTCATTGATCTCTCTTCATGGAAAGATGAAGCAG AGTGCAAGGGAAAAAGCACTAGCATCATTTACATCTCTTTCGAGGGGTATCCTTTTATGCACAGATGTAGCAGCACGTGGACTTGATATTGCAGGTGTTGATTATATAATACAG TACGACCCTCCTCAGGATGATAAAATGTTTATACATAGAGTAGGCCGAACAGCTAGGCTGGGCCGACAAGGAGGTGCAGTTATTTTTCTATTACCAAAG GAGGAAGCCTATGTGGAGTTCTTGCGTATAAAAAACGTTTTCTTAGAAGAGGGGGAATGTGCCTCTGAGGCTCCTGCTATTATCGATGAA ATACGGTCAGCAGCAAAGAAAGATCGTGATGTATTGGAGAAAGGACTCAGAGCCTTTGTGTCATACATCCGTGCATATAAAGAGCATAACTGCTCTTACATTTTGAG GTGGAAGGAGCTTGAGATTGGGAAGTTGGGCATGGGATATGGTCTTTTGCAGCTTCCTGCAGTGCCTGATGTGAAGCATCATTCTCTTTCTCTGAAGGGATTTACTCCAGTTGAAGATATCAACCTGGAGGAGATCAAGTATAA GGACAAGTCCAGGGAGAAGCAAAGAAAGAAGAATTTGCAAGCGAAAAAAGCTGCAATGGCACAACAACAAGAACAGAAGAGACAGAGACCTAAAAAAGAAGCAAATTCTACAGCAACTGCCATGAGAAAGAAAACTGCCAAACAGAGACGTGCTACGCAGTTCGTTGAAGATGAAGATGAGATTACAAGGGAGTACCGCCTATTGAAAAAGCTAAAAAAGGGAGCTATCAATGAGAACGAGTTTGCAAAATTGACTGGGACTGAAGACTTGCTTCCTGACACATGA
- the LOC132609095 gene encoding DEAD-box ATP-dependent RNA helicase 18-like isoform X2 has translation MALTSSRFSDLEPPLSAPVLEALTNSGFEYCTPVQAATIPLLCSYKDVTVDAATGSGKTLAFVLPLVEILRRSSNPKPHKVMGIIISPTRELSSQIFHVAQPFVSTLANVRPMLLVGGLEVKADIRKIEEEGANLLIGTPGRLYDIMERMDILDFRDLEILILDEADRLLGMGFEKQLNSIITRLPKVRRTGLFSATQTEAVEELSKAGLRNPVRVEVRAEAKQLSGSTSSTNSTSSKTPSGLHIEYLVCEADKKSSQLVHLLTKNKSKKTIVYFMTCACVDYWGTVLPRLSCLKSFSLISLHGKMKQSAREKALASFTSLSRGILLCTDVAARGLDIAGVDYIIQEEAYVEFLRIKNVFLEEGECASEAPAIIDEIRSAAKKDRDVLEKGLRAFVSYIRAYKEHNCSYILRWKELEIGKLGMGYGLLQLPAVPDVKHHSLSLKGFTPVEDINLEEIKYKDKSREKQRKKNLQAKKAAMAQQQEQKRQRPKKEANSTATAMRKKTAKQRRATQFVEDEDEITREYRLLKKLKKGAINENEFAKLTGTEDLLPDT, from the exons ATGGCGTTAACGAGTAGTCGTTTCTCGGACCTGGAACCACCACTCTCTGCTCCTGTTTTGGAAGCCTTAACCAATTCGGGCTTCGAGTACTGTACACCTGTTCAGGCCGCCACTATACCTTTACTGTGCAGCTACAAGGATGTGACTGTCGACGCCGCCACTGGGTCTGGTAAAACCCTAGCATTCGTCTTGCCTCTCGTTGAGATCCTTCGTCGCTCTTCTAATCCTAAACCTCACAAG GTAATGGGTATAATTATATCACCCACCAGGGAGTTGTCGTCACAAATATTTCATGTTGCTCAACCATTCGTTTCAACATTAGCAAATGTTAGGCCTATGCTTCTTGTTGGGGGACTAGAAGTAAAGGCAGATATCAGAAAGATAGAGGAGGAAGGAGCAAATTTGTTGATTGGGACACCTGGAAGGCTATATGACATAATGGAGCGCATGGATATACTGGACTTTCGGGATCTTGAG ATCCTGATATTAGATGAGGCTGATAGGCTATTAGGCATGGGATTCGAGAAGCAGCTAAATTCAATTATTACTCGTTTACCTAAGGTTCGTAGAACGGGTCTTTTCTCTGCTACTCAAACTGAGGCAGTTGAAGAACTATCAAAGGCAGGATTGAGAAATCCTGTCAGGGTTGAAGTTCGGGCAGAAGCAAAACAGCTGAGTGGTTCTACATCGTCTACGAATTCGACCTCATCTAAAACACCTTCCGGCCTTCATATTGAG TATCTTGTATGTGAAGCCGACAAGAAATCATCACAGCTTGTACACCTCCTAACGAAGAACAAGTCAAAAAAAACTATAGT CTATTTCATGACTTGTGCTTGTGTTGATTATTGGGGAACTGTTCTTCCACGTCTCTCTTGTCTGAAAAGTTTTTCATTGATCTCTCTTCATGGAAAGATGAAGCAG AGTGCAAGGGAAAAAGCACTAGCATCATTTACATCTCTTTCGAGGGGTATCCTTTTATGCACAGATGTAGCAGCACGTGGACTTGATATTGCAGGTGTTGATTATATAATACAG GAGGAAGCCTATGTGGAGTTCTTGCGTATAAAAAACGTTTTCTTAGAAGAGGGGGAATGTGCCTCTGAGGCTCCTGCTATTATCGATGAA ATACGGTCAGCAGCAAAGAAAGATCGTGATGTATTGGAGAAAGGACTCAGAGCCTTTGTGTCATACATCCGTGCATATAAAGAGCATAACTGCTCTTACATTTTGAG GTGGAAGGAGCTTGAGATTGGGAAGTTGGGCATGGGATATGGTCTTTTGCAGCTTCCTGCAGTGCCTGATGTGAAGCATCATTCTCTTTCTCTGAAGGGATTTACTCCAGTTGAAGATATCAACCTGGAGGAGATCAAGTATAA GGACAAGTCCAGGGAGAAGCAAAGAAAGAAGAATTTGCAAGCGAAAAAAGCTGCAATGGCACAACAACAAGAACAGAAGAGACAGAGACCTAAAAAAGAAGCAAATTCTACAGCAACTGCCATGAGAAAGAAAACTGCCAAACAGAGACGTGCTACGCAGTTCGTTGAAGATGAAGATGAGATTACAAGGGAGTACCGCCTATTGAAAAAGCTAAAAAAGGGAGCTATCAATGAGAACGAGTTTGCAAAATTGACTGGGACTGAAGACTTGCTTCCTGACACATGA